The following are encoded in a window of Bacillota bacterium genomic DNA:
- the groES gene encoding co-chaperone GroES, with protein MIKPLADRVVVKPSAAEEKTKGGIVLPDTAKDKPQEGTAVAVGPGKLLENGTRVAPEVKVGDTVVYSKYSGTEIKIDGEEHLILRESDILAIK; from the coding sequence GTGATCAAACCGCTTGCCGACCGGGTAGTCGTGAAGCCCAGCGCCGCCGAGGAGAAGACCAAGGGCGGCATAGTCCTGCCGGACACAGCCAAGGATAAGCCCCAGGAGGGGACTGCGGTAGCCGTAGGTCCCGGCAAGCTCCTGGAGAACGGGACGCGGGTAGCCCCTGAGGTAAAAGTGGGGGACACTGTAGTGTACTCCAAGTACAGCGGTACGGAGATCAAGATCGATGGTGAAGAGCACCTGATCCTCCGGGAAAGCGATATTCTCGCCATCAAGTAA
- the groL gene encoding chaperonin GroEL (60 kDa chaperone family; promotes refolding of misfolded polypeptides especially under stressful conditions; forms two stacked rings of heptamers to form a barrel-shaped 14mer; ends can be capped by GroES; misfolded proteins enter the barrel where they are refolded when GroES binds): MPAKQLAFDVEARKALERGVDAVTRAVRVTLGPKGRNVVLDRKFGSPQITKDGVTVAKEIELEDPYENMGAQLCKEVASKTNDVAGDGTTTATVLAQAIVKEGLKNVAAGANPIFLKRGIDKAVAKAVESIKSLSVSVEGKEDIAHVAAIAGNDSAIGTLIAEAMEKVGKDGVITVEESKGTATTVEVVEGMEFDRGYISPYFVTNPEAMEAVLENPYILIFEKKISAVTDLLPMLEKVARSGRPLLVIAEDVEGEALATLVVNRLRGTFSCAAVKAPGFGDRRKAMLEDIAILTGGQFVSEDIGIKLENVEMNMLGEANKVKINKEKTTIVEGKGDRKKIEGRISQIRKQIEDTDSDYDREKLQERLAKLAGGVAVVKVGAATETELKEKKHRVEDALAATRAAVEEGIVAGGGVTYVNIIPEMDKVEAEGDEKVGVAIVRRALEEPLRQIAHNAGLEGSVIVEKVKSLNKKGWGLDAMSEEIVDLAKAGIVDPVKVQRSALENAASVAAMVLTTEVLVVEVPEKEKKPPYPPAPDMDY; encoded by the coding sequence TTGCCGGCAAAGCAGCTGGCCTTTGACGTTGAAGCAAGGAAGGCCCTGGAGCGCGGCGTTGACGCTGTGACCCGTGCTGTCAGGGTAACCCTTGGACCCAAGGGACGCAATGTGGTGCTGGATAGGAAGTTTGGCTCCCCGCAGATCACCAAAGACGGCGTTACTGTAGCCAAGGAGATCGAGCTGGAAGACCCCTACGAGAACATGGGGGCTCAACTGTGCAAAGAAGTGGCCTCCAAGACCAACGATGTCGCTGGTGACGGCACGACCACGGCGACGGTCCTGGCCCAGGCCATTGTGAAAGAGGGACTCAAGAACGTGGCGGCCGGTGCCAACCCCATCTTCCTGAAGAGGGGCATTGACAAGGCTGTCGCCAAGGCCGTGGAGTCCATCAAGAGCCTCAGCGTCAGCGTCGAGGGCAAGGAAGACATCGCCCATGTAGCGGCCATCGCTGGGAATGACTCCGCCATCGGAACCCTCATAGCCGAAGCCATGGAGAAGGTGGGCAAGGACGGCGTCATTACCGTAGAGGAATCCAAGGGTACTGCCACCACCGTGGAAGTGGTGGAGGGCATGGAATTCGACCGTGGTTACATCTCCCCCTATTTTGTCACCAACCCTGAGGCCATGGAGGCGGTTCTTGAGAACCCCTACATCCTCATCTTTGAGAAGAAGATTTCCGCCGTCACAGACCTCCTGCCCATGCTGGAGAAGGTGGCCCGCTCCGGCAGGCCCCTCCTGGTCATTGCCGAGGACGTCGAGGGCGAAGCCCTGGCAACCCTTGTGGTCAACAGGCTCCGCGGGACCTTCAGCTGTGCTGCCGTGAAGGCGCCTGGTTTCGGTGACCGGCGCAAGGCCATGCTGGAGGACATCGCCATTCTCACCGGCGGGCAGTTCGTCTCGGAAGACATCGGGATCAAGCTGGAGAACGTCGAGATGAATATGCTCGGTGAGGCCAACAAGGTGAAGATAAACAAGGAGAAGACCACGATAGTCGAGGGCAAGGGTGACAGGAAGAAGATCGAGGGTCGTATCTCCCAGATACGCAAGCAGATAGAAGATACGGACTCGGACTATGACAGGGAGAAGCTCCAGGAGCGCCTGGCGAAGCTGGCTGGCGGCGTGGCTGTTGTCAAGGTGGGTGCCGCCACTGAGACGGAGCTCAAGGAGAAGAAGCACCGCGTGGAGGATGCGCTGGCAGCCACAAGGGCTGCTGTGGAAGAGGGCATTGTGGCCGGCGGAGGTGTCACCTACGTCAACATCATCCCCGAGATGGATAAGGTAGAGGCTGAAGGCGATGAGAAGGTGGGAGTGGCCATCGTTCGCAGGGCCCTGGAGGAGCCTCTCCGCCAGATTGCCCATAATGCGGGGCTCGAAGGCTCAGTCATAGTCGAGAAGGTCAAGAGCCTGAACAAGAAGGGCTGGGGCTTGGACGCCATGTCCGAGGAGATCGTTGACCTAGCCAAGGCCGGTATCGTTGACCCTGTCAAGGTGCAAAGGAGCGCCCTGGAGAACGCTGCAAGCGTGGCTGCAATGGTGCTGACAACTGAGGTGCTGGTGGTTGAGGTCCCTGAGAAGGAGAAGAAGCCTCCTTACCCGCCAGCCCCTGACATGGACTACTAA